The following DNA comes from Curtobacterium sp. 9128.
GCTGATCGGGTCCTCCTGTCCGGCCGAGGTGGGGATCGAGTCGATCGTCGCCGGGCATGCCTCGCCGCGGATCTCCATCACGAGGGCGGCGGCGGTGTACTGCGGGATCATCAGACCGTTGTCGAGCCCGGGGGTCGTGGCCAGGAACGGTGGCAGTTCGCTGACCGTGCTGTTCACCATGCGGTCGACCCGACGTTCGCTGTGGTGGGCGAGGACCGCCGCCGCGGCCTTGAGCGAGTCCATCGCGAGGCCGATCGACGTCGCGTCGAAGTTCCCGCCCATCACCGCGTCACCGTCACCACTGCCGTCGCCGAACAGCACCGGGTTGTCGCCGAGGGATCCGAGGGCTTCGTCGACGATCGTCGCGGCGTCGCCGAAGGCCCGTGCGACGGACCCGTGCAGCTGGGGCATCGCGCGGATCAGGTAGGGGTCCTGCACGCGGTGGTCCCGGTGCCGCTCGGCGAGGGCACTGCCGTCGAGCAGCCGCGCGATGGTACTGGCCGACCGCTGCTGCTCGGGGGCACGGCGGAGCGCGTGCAGGCGCGGGTCGAGGGCCCTGGTCGTGCCGCGGAGCGCCTCGAACGACAGCGCGCCGATCACATCAGCGTGCCGCAGTGCGCTCGTGGCGTCGTGCACGGCGAGGGCGGCGATGCCGGTGACGCTCATGATGCCGTTGAGGAGCGTCAGCCCCTCCTTGGCCTCGAGCCGGATGGGCGACAGCCCCGCGGCGTGCAGCGCGTCCGCCCCCGGGAGCACCACGCCGGCGACCCGGGCGCGCCCGCGACCGATCAGGACGAGGGCGATGTGCGCCTCGAGCGCGAGGTAGCCGAGGGAACCGGAACCGGGCACGACCGGCGTGACGCCGCGGTTCAGCAGCTCGCGGACGAGTTCGAGGGTCTGCAGGCGTGTGCCGGAGTACCCGCGACCGAGGTGTCCGAGCATCGTGACGAGGATCGCCCTGACCTGTTCGTCGGGGATCGGCGCGCCGACGGACACGGCGTGGGACACGATGATGTTCTCCTGGAGCCGCCGGGTGTCCTCAGGGGAGATCGTCTCGGTGTAGTTGTCGCCGAACCCGGTCGTGACGCCGTAGACCACGCGCCGGTCGGCGACGAACTTCGTCACGAGTGCCGCCGCGGCCTCGACGCGGGCTTCGTACGCGGCCGAGAACGAGACCGCGGCGCCGTGCCTGGCGACGGCGACGACCTGCTCGATCGACAGTTGCGCGTCGTCGAGGTGCACATCGGTGGGCTGCATCGGACGTCGTTCCTTCCTGCGGGACGGAGGGGGTCAGCGGGCGGGTTCGTACACCGACGCCGCTTCGCGGACGAGCCATCCGCCGATCCGGGCGACGTCGTCGGTGGTGGTCAGTCGGTAGCTCGGGACCAGGCAGGACATCGCGGCGACGACCCGGCTGCCGGCGGAGATCGGCACGGAGACGGCG
Coding sequences within:
- a CDS encoding aromatic amino acid ammonia-lyase, whose translation is MQPTDVHLDDAQLSIEQVVAVARHGAAVSFSAAYEARVEAAAALVTKFVADRRVVYGVTTGFGDNYTETISPEDTRRLQENIIVSHAVSVGAPIPDEQVRAILVTMLGHLGRGYSGTRLQTLELVRELLNRGVTPVVPGSGSLGYLALEAHIALVLIGRGRARVAGVVLPGADALHAAGLSPIRLEAKEGLTLLNGIMSVTGIAALAVHDATSALRHADVIGALSFEALRGTTRALDPRLHALRRAPEQQRSASTIARLLDGSALAERHRDHRVQDPYLIRAMPQLHGSVARAFGDAATIVDEALGSLGDNPVLFGDGSGDGDAVMGGNFDATSIGLAMDSLKAAAAVLAHHSERRVDRMVNSTVSELPPFLATTPGLDNGLMIPQYTAAALVMEIRGEACPATIDSIPTSAGQEDPISNAYLATQQATRTVERLRYVLAIELLTAAQATDLLDSIDASSPALAAVRTRVRRDVPFAEHDRAFGEDIETLYTLVCSDELLEITGTPTIGAP